Proteins co-encoded in one Rhopalosiphum maidis isolate BTI-1 chromosome 2, ASM367621v3, whole genome shotgun sequence genomic window:
- the LOC113555111 gene encoding uncharacterized protein LOC113555111 isoform X1 has product MGYSLNFEDLLTPESLSDEVKQNQDDVHNNSQDLNTDQDIVVEYYVQKYFDDMKSKQIFFFKIPMTPNEFCLDNVFITDNHLLSIEYWHRRIMVGANGSD; this is encoded by the exons ATGGGCTatagtttaa ATTTCGAAGACCTTCTGACACCTGAAAGCCTTTCAGATGAAGTAAAAC aAAATCAAGATGatgttcataataattcaCAAGATTTAAATACAGATCAAGATATTGTAGTag aatattatgttcaaaagtATTTCGATGATATGAAGagcaaacaaattttttttttca AAATTCCAATGACACCAAATGAATTTTGCTTAGACAACG TTTTTATTACAGATAATCATCTTCTCAGCATTGAGTATTGGCATAGGCGTATCATGGTGGGAGCGAATGGGAGCGACTGA
- the LOC113555111 gene encoding uncharacterized protein LOC113555111 isoform X2 → MGYSLNFEDLLTPESLSDEVKQNQDDVHNNSQDLNTDQDIVVEYYVQKYFDDMKSKQIFFFKIPMTPNEFCLDNDNHLLSIEYWHRRIMVGANGSD, encoded by the exons ATGGGCTatagtttaa ATTTCGAAGACCTTCTGACACCTGAAAGCCTTTCAGATGAAGTAAAAC aAAATCAAGATGatgttcataataattcaCAAGATTTAAATACAGATCAAGATATTGTAGTag aatattatgttcaaaagtATTTCGATGATATGAAGagcaaacaaattttttttttca AAATTCCAATGACACCAAATGAATTTTGCTTAGACAACG ATAATCATCTTCTCAGCATTGAGTATTGGCATAGGCGTATCATGGTGGGAGCGAATGGGAGCGACTGA